A portion of the Parambassis ranga chromosome 22, fParRan2.1, whole genome shotgun sequence genome contains these proteins:
- the lbh gene encoding protein LBH isoform X2 — protein sequence MRNISPVFVPSRDMTEVMINSTPMEDMRLSPSKDRLSFQIFPDPSDFDRCCKLKDRLPSIVVEPTEGEVESGELRWPPEEFLVSEEEEEEEEEEEEEEEEQNNSIIQNGQPTQNSQH from the exons CCCAGTGTTTGTGCCCAGCCGAGATATGACTGAGGTGATGATCAACAGCACCCCCATGGAGGACATGAGGCTCAGCCCCAGCAAGGACAGGCTCTCCTTCCAG ATATTCCCAGACCCCTCAGATTTTGACCGTTGCTGTAAGCTCAAAGATCGCCTACCATCCATTGTGGTTGAGCCGACGGAAGGAGAAGTCGAAAGCGGGGAGCTTCGTTGGCCTCCAGAGGAGTTCCTGgtcagtgaagaagaagaggaggaagaggaggaggaggaggaagaagaagaggagcaaaaTAACAGCATCATCCAAAATGGACAGCCAACACAGAATTCTCAGCACTAG
- the lbh gene encoding protein LBH isoform X1, with product MSVFSPQIYCPVFVPSRDMTEVMINSTPMEDMRLSPSKDRLSFQIFPDPSDFDRCCKLKDRLPSIVVEPTEGEVESGELRWPPEEFLVSEEEEEEEEEEEEEEEEQNNSIIQNGQPTQNSQH from the exons CCCAGTGTTTGTGCCCAGCCGAGATATGACTGAGGTGATGATCAACAGCACCCCCATGGAGGACATGAGGCTCAGCCCCAGCAAGGACAGGCTCTCCTTCCAG ATATTCCCAGACCCCTCAGATTTTGACCGTTGCTGTAAGCTCAAAGATCGCCTACCATCCATTGTGGTTGAGCCGACGGAAGGAGAAGTCGAAAGCGGGGAGCTTCGTTGGCCTCCAGAGGAGTTCCTGgtcagtgaagaagaagaggaggaagaggaggaggaggaggaagaagaagaggagcaaaaTAACAGCATCATCCAAAATGGACAGCCAACACAGAATTCTCAGCACTAG
- the lbh gene encoding protein LBH isoform X3 — translation MTEVMINSTPMEDMRLSPSKDRLSFQIFPDPSDFDRCCKLKDRLPSIVVEPTEGEVESGELRWPPEEFLVSEEEEEEEEEEEEEEEEQNNSIIQNGQPTQNSQH, via the exons ATGACTGAGGTGATGATCAACAGCACCCCCATGGAGGACATGAGGCTCAGCCCCAGCAAGGACAGGCTCTCCTTCCAG ATATTCCCAGACCCCTCAGATTTTGACCGTTGCTGTAAGCTCAAAGATCGCCTACCATCCATTGTGGTTGAGCCGACGGAAGGAGAAGTCGAAAGCGGGGAGCTTCGTTGGCCTCCAGAGGAGTTCCTGgtcagtgaagaagaagaggaggaagaggaggaggaggaggaagaagaagaggagcaaaaTAACAGCATCATCCAAAATGGACAGCCAACACAGAATTCTCAGCACTAG